CGCTGCGTGCGCACCGCCGACTGGAAGCTCGCGATCAACCTGCTCGACCGCGACGAGCTGTACGACCTGCGCACCGACCCCGGCGAGACCGTGAACCTGATCGCCGACCACGAACAGGCCGCCGAGCGCAACGAGCTGCACGACCTGCTGCTCGCCCACATGGACGAGACCGGCGACCTGCTCGCCGGCCCCGGCTGGGCGCGGCGGCCCTGGCGCGGACCCGCCGCCGAGCGCCCCTTCGAGGGCTACTTCACCACCGGCTACCACGACCGCTGGCCCTCCGGCTCGTTCCTCACCTGGTAGTGCCGCCGGCCCGCCTGTGTTGACAAGAGCGGTACAAAATGTAGTGTAGGCCGATCAGTGAGGAGTGGCGGTATGGAGGAGATGCCTGCAATCGGAACCAGTGTCATGGAGAAACCGATTCGGATGAGCCCGGAGGAGGCCGAAGAGCACCGCAAGGACGATGCCGCCTTCAGGAAGTCGCAGCAGGAATTGAACAGCCGGTACCAGGAACTGATCGAGCACTATCCCGACCAGTGGATCGGTGTCCACCACAGCCTGGGGATCGTGCACAGCGATACCCGCGCCGGGCTGCGGCAACAGCTACGGGAGCGCAACATCCCAAGGGCTCAGACAGCAATTTCGCTCCTGGAGAGCAATCCGCGGATTCTGATCCTGTAGCCCACATGGTCCGGGTGGTGGCAAGCGAGCCGGAAAATGAGGTCTCGCTGACGCGCCCTTTGGATTGGAAGTAACCCACCGGCAAGTTGGGCAACGATCCCGACGACCGTCCGATGGCGCCAACGCGATCACCCCGCGCCGGCGGAGCCGAAACGCCGCCGTGCGCACTACTTGACGAATACGTAGAGAATCGGAAAGAACCTTACGTATCATGTCGGTCAACACGAAACTCACGTTGAGTGTCGATGCCGCGGTCATCCGGCAGGCCAAGGCGTTCGCGAGACAGCGCCGCAAAAGCCTCTCGAGGCTGGTCGAGGAGTATCTGCGGTTCGTCAGCACCGAGTCCGAGCATACGCCCCCGATCAGCAATCGCGTCCTGACCGTCGCAGACTCGCTCGACCTGCCGCCCGGGGCCACCTACGACCACCTGAAGGAGCAGTACCTGCGGGACAAGCTGCTCGGAGGGGAACGTGCGCAGGATACTGATTGATTCCGACGTCATTCTCGATCTGTTCGGCGCGCGCGAGCCGCATCACACGATCTCCCTACACTTCTTCACCCACCTCGAAGTCGACAGCGGCGGCATCGCCGCCACGGCCTCGCCGGTAGCCCTGGCCAACGTCGCCTACGTCCTGGCCAAGCTGAAGGACAAGGCCTATGCGGTGGGCAAGCTGCGCGAACTCCGCACTCTGATCGGGTGTCCCGATCGACCAATCAGCCGTGGACCGTGCCCTGGCCCGCCCGCATCGAGATTTCGAGGACGCGCTGCAGCGGGAGTGCGCGCTGGACAACGAGATCGACATCCTCGTGACCCGCAACACGCGCGATCATCCCAAGGACACGATCCAGATCCTCACCCCGGTCGACGTCATGCGCCTCCACTCCACCGAGCAGGAGCAATGTCGCTCTTGAAGGGCAATCCGCGGACTCTGATCCTGTAGCCCACCTGGTCGTCAAAGAGTTCTTCGATGAGTCTGGCCGGCCGGTGCAGGCCCGTCTGCATCGGCGGGCAAACGAGGCTCCCGGCGCGCTTATCCGCCCGCCCTGTTTCCGGTATCCTCCACGCCGTAACGGAGGCTACGGATGGAACAACGCAGCTTTGGGGACAGCGGTCTGACCTGTTCCGCGCTCGGGTTCGGCACCTGGGAACTGAGCACCACCGATTACGGCGAGATCGACGCGGCCGAGGCGCAGCGGGCGGCCGGGGAGGCGATCGACCACGGCATCACCCTGTTCGACACCGCCGAGTCATACGGGCCGTACATCGCCGAGGAGCTGCTCGGCAAGGCCCTCGGCGCGCGGCGCAAGGAGATCGTCCTGGTTACCAAGGTCGGCTTCAAGTATGACGGAAACCGGCTGGTGAACCAGTGCTCGTCGTTCGACCACGTAGTCACCGCCGCCGAAGGCTGCCTGCAGCGCCTCGGCACCGACTGGGTCGACCTGTTGCTGATCCACTGGCCCGATCACATCACCCCGTACGGGGAGCCGATCGCGGCGCTGGAGAAGCTCAAGCAGGATGGCAAGATCCGCCACTACGGCGTGTCCAACTTCTCCCCGGCGATGATGGACGTGTGCGAGAGCGCCGGCCACCTGGCCGCCAACCAGGTCGGCTACCACCTGTTCGACCGCCGCGTGGAACGCGCCGTGCTGCCCTACACGCGGTCCCACGGCATCGGCTTCATGGCCTACGGCACGCTCGGCTTCGGCCTGCTGACCGGCGCGTTCAACGAGTCGACCACCTTCGTGGACTGGGACTGGCGCTCCAAGGGCTACGCCTTCGGCCTGCCCCTGTTCCAGCGCGAGCAGTTCCTTGGGCAACTGCGCGTGGTCGACCGCCTGCGGCCCATCGCCGCCCGCCACGGCAAGTCCGTCGCCCAACTCGCCATCTCCTGGGTCCTCGGCAACCCCGCGGTCACCGTGGGGCTGGTCGGCATCCGCCGCACCGAGGAACTGAAAGAGAACGTGGCCGCCGTCGAGTGGCGCCTCTCCCCCGACGAACGCCAGGAAATCGACACCATCTTCGCCGAAGAGGCCGTCCCCACCCACTCCGAAACCTCCCAAATCACCGAACCCTTCCTCCCCGCCCGCTAACCCGCCGGGGGTGTTGAAGCGGTGCCGCTTGGCGGAACAGCTTACTGGATGCTGTCAAACTGGATCCGCAGCCGAGTCCCCGTTGCCCGCGCGACCTTCTCCAGCGGCCGCGTTGACGGTGGTGTGCGCCCGCTCTCCAACCGCGCGACCGCCGACTGCGTCGTCTTCATTCGCGTGGCCAGCTCCGCCTGGGTCAGGCCTGCGCGCGTGCGCGCCTCGATCAGCGCACGCGCCACCTCGTACTCCGGCGCCAGTTGTTCGTACGCCTCGCGATAGTCCGGATCTCGGCTCCACCGTTCGTGCAGTTCGCCAAGCGTGCTCATTTCGATACCTCCTCGGCGCGTTGCAGCGCCAACTCGATCTCTCCCCGCGGCGTCCGCCGGGTCTTCTTCACGAACACCCGCAACACCACGACCCTCCGATCCTTCGCGGTGACATACAGTGCCCGCGCGATGCCATCCCGCCCTCTGAACGCATTTCCCAAAGCGGTCCGGTCAGGTGTCTGACATGCGCCGCCCCGCTCCAGGCCGACCGTTGCGATCAACTCGCCGATGTGCGCAAACCGCGCTCGCATGTCGGCCGGCAGCGCGTCGAGCTATCATCCACGGTGGCGTTCAGGGTCTCAACGCGCCAAGTCACTGTCGGTAGTGATAGCAAGTTTGCTATACGTCCAACTACTTGTCGAGCGGCGCAAGGAGATCGTCCTGGTGACCAAGGTTGGGTTCGGTATGACGGCGACCGGATCGCCACCCAGTGCTCGGCGTTCGATCACGTGGTCACCGCCGCCGAAGGCTGCCTGCGGCGCCTCGGCACCGACTGGGTCGACCTGCTGCTCTGCTGCTGATACACTTGCCCGATCACATCACCCCGTACGGCGAGCCGATCGCGGCGCTGGAGAAGTTCAAGCACGATGGCAAGATCCGCCACTACGAAGTGTCCACTTCTCCCCGGCGATGATGGACGTGTGCGAAAGCGCCGGCCACTTGGCCGCCAACCAGGTCGGTTACCACCTGTTCGACCGGCGGGTGGAACGGGCCGTGCTGCCCTACACGCGGTCCCACGGCACCGGCGTCATTGCCTTAGTTTAGGATGTGCCAGTTCTCTGGTGGGGGTCACCGCGTACCCGGGCAAGAGTACCGGCGGTGGCCCCTATCTCTTTCTCTGATCTCCGGAATCGGTTCCGGGCGAACCTATCCTACCCACCGCTGGCGCGGTTGCTCAAAGTCAGGAACTCTCACTTGGCGGGCAACACCCGCAAGAGCCTCCGCAGCTCCACGGGGAGAACGACTGAGCGCCCGGCTGCTCCTGTCGGGGTAGCCCGGCCGACGCGAGCCGTGCCTCCGGGATGAAGGAGTCCCACGGTCTCGGCCCGGCGAAGCGTGGTAGGGTTCGGGCATGAGTGACGACCTATCCGCGGTGGACGCGGCGATAGCCAAGCTGAATGCCGACTACCGGCGCGACGGCTACGTACTGGTGCGCCGGCGCAAGGTAGGTGTCCACTACTGCGACCGAGACGGAAAGCCGACCGGCGCTCCGCTGATGCGCTTCGACGCATCGCTGGTACCGGGGCTGGAAGACGCGGCAGAATGGCTATGGGATCGGCACTTGGCGGCCCAGGAGGGCGACGGGTGATTGTCCACCGGGAAGACCGGCGAGCGGGCCGCCGCTGGCTTCCCGGCCCCTGTTGCGGGCATAGTGCCGCCTATGATTCGTCTTGTGCCCGTGCTGTTACTGATAGCCGTTGCCAGCGGTGCCGCTGCGGACCCGGTTTGTCTCCCGAACTGCAATACGGCGAATTTGGCTGGTGATGACCTGCAGTTTGCCAACATGGCTGGTGCGAGCCTGCGAGGTGCGTCGCTGATCCTCGCCAACTTGGCCCGCGCCGACCTGAGCGGTGCGGACCTGAGCTTCGCCAACCTGGCCCACGCCGACCTGGAAGAAGCCGACCTGAGCGAAGCAGAATTGCACGGCGCCACGTTGGCCGAGGCCAACCTGGAGGGTGCTGACCTGACCGGCGCGATCCTCTGGGGGACAACGTTGCTGTCCGCTGATCTGACTGATGCCGTCCTGACCGATGCTGACCTGACCGGCGCCACCCTGACCGGTGCGAACTTACAAGGTGTCACCGGGTGGACGAGCAAAGGCTTTACGCAAGGGACTATCTTTGCTGGCGCTGACCTGACCGACGCTCGCTTGGTTCACGCGACGCTGGCCGGCGCGGATCTGCGCGGCGCGAATTTGGCTGACGCGAACTTGGACGATGGTTTGTATGGGACCAATCTGTACGGCGCTATCCTGGCAGAGGCCGACTTGAGTGGAGCCAATCTGACCCACGCCAACCTAGGTGGAGCCCACCTGCTCAAGGCCAACCTGACCGGTGCTGACCTGACCGGTGCCGGCCTGTCCGGCGCAGCCCTGAGCTATGCGAACTTGAGCAACGCAGACCTAACCGACGCCAACTTGGTCGAGGCCGTGCTGTTCTATGCTAACTTGGACGACGCAGACCTGAGCGGCGCCAACCTGAGCGTCGTTTTGGGCTGGTCTACAGTCACCCTGAAAGGTGTGAAGGGTTGCGACACGGCCACGAAGCCGCGCCCACTGCTGCCGGGGTGCTGACAGCGGACCTACTCTCTCGCCGGTAGTGATTCATTTTGAAATCTCGGACGCCCCACCGGGCGCGGTGGGAAATTGTCAGCGCGCCCGCGAGGCGCGCCGAGGTTGGGGTTTGCGTACACTCGGGCTACTTTTTCCTCGTGTTGTGCTGGTAGAGAAAATACCCTGCCACACCTAAGCCGCATAGTGGCCCCACGATAAGCCCCCCGACCACAGCAAGCGGCACGGTCGCCGCGATTGCACCGAACGTACCGGCAACACCCAAGCTGGTACCGGCTGCCCCGCCGGCGATGGCGCCTACGCCTGCGCCGGCCCCCGTCGCCGTGGCGATCTTCTTCCCTTCTCCCATCGCATACTCCAAAGAACTGTGATTCGACGAAGGATAGCTGGTCTTGGGCAACCTAGCTAGTTCGGGTTTGAGGGCGAACGGATTCAACGTTGCGTACTGCTGCTTGAGGCGGGGCCTCACCGCGATACGGAGTCTGTGGGGCATACATGCAGCGCGCGTTGCTCCCAGTGTGGGTTTCCTTACACCAATTCACCGAGGGAAAGATAGAGTACACCAGCAGGCGCAGCGGGCGGTATATCGCTTTACGGTAGCCAGTTCCTGATCGGTGTCGTAGCGCAGGTAGCCGCACGCCCACCGATACTCGAGCTTAAACGCGGGAGACTTTCATTACTTCGTCGCCGAGGTGGTTGATTACTTTGACGGCGATGCGGCCGGAGGCGGGGCGGTCGACGGAGCGGGAGGTGTCGCTGTGCAGGGTTTCCCAGGCTTCTCGGTGGATCTCGGTCTTGAGGGTGGTCTTGAGCGCCTTGTAGGGGTCGTTGGCGCCGAGGAAGTAGGCGTGGCGGACGAAGAAGCTCTCCTCGTTGTAGTCGGTGTCGACGAACCAGCAGGCGATGCCGTCGGGGCCGTCGCTGCGGATTTCGCCGGTGTTTGGATGGAACACGTCGACGCCGTTGACCTTGACCTGGATCTGGCGCGCCTGGGTGCCGTTGTCCTGGACGGGGATGATCTCGATGTCGGGTTCGCCGAAGATCACGAACAGGTTGCCCTTGCCGGTGTTCTTGAGGTCGCCGGCCATGTGCAGGTCGGCGTTCATGCGCGCCTTGAGGATCGGGATGCGGCCGAGCTTGCTGAAGTCGGTGGCGTGCGCCTCGTAGCTGAACGCGCAGGAAATCAGTACGTCGTAGCCGGCCTCGGCAGCTTCTCGGCCAGCTTCAACCAAGTCGGCACGGGACACGGTGCCGAACTCGGGGCCGATGAAGATGCCGGCACGGCGCTCGGTGCCGGTGTCCGCGTCACCTTCGGCGTAGCGACCCTCGGCGCAGATCAGGTCACCGGGCCACGGGGTGAGCGCGGTGAAGGAGATGCGGTCCTCGCGGTGGGCCTGCTGGACGCCGGACATGTTGAGGTGCTCCAGGACGATGGTCGCGAAGTCCTGCTGCCCATCGTAGCCGGTCTTGGTCTGGGCGAGATGATCGATGAGTTCGTCGCTCTCGTCGACGCCGAGCGTGCGGTGCGGTCCCGAGCTGTCCACCGTGAACGGGCCGGCGACGCGGACGATGCCCCGATGCTGGCATACCGCTTTGGCGGCGATGGATGCATCGAACTCCTTCTGACGTGCGACGCACGCCTCAC
This genomic interval from Spirochaetaceae bacterium contains the following:
- a CDS encoding pentapeptide repeat-containing protein, translated to MPVLLLIAVASGAAADPVCLPNCNTANLAGDDLQFANMAGASLRGASLILANLARADLSGADLSFANLAHADLEEADLSEAELHGATLAEANLEGADLTGAILWGTTLLSADLTDAVLTDADLTGATLTGANLQGVTGWTSKGFTQGTIFAGADLTDARLVHATLAGADLRGANLADANLDDGLYGTNLYGAILAEADLSGANLTHANLGGAHLLKANLTGADLTGAGLSGAALSYANLSNADLTDANLVEAVLFYANLDDADLSGANLSVVLGWSTVTLKGVKGCDTATKPRPLLPGC
- a CDS encoding aldo/keto reductase — translated: MLGVRSRGHRRRRLPAAPRHRLGRPAALLLIHLPDHITPYGEPIAALEKFKHDGKIRHYEVSTSPRR
- a CDS encoding type II toxin-antitoxin system RelE/ParE family toxin, with product MRARFAHIGELIATVGLERGGACQTPDRTALGNAFRGRDGIARALYVTAKDRRVVVLRVFVKKTRRTPRGEIELALQRAEEVSK
- a CDS encoding aldo/keto reductase; the encoded protein is MEQRSFGDSGLTCSALGFGTWELSTTDYGEIDAAEAQRAAGEAIDHGITLFDTAESYGPYIAEELLGKALGARRKEIVLVTKVGFKYDGNRLVNQCSSFDHVVTAAEGCLQRLGTDWVDLLLIHWPDHITPYGEPIAALEKLKQDGKIRHYGVSNFSPAMMDVCESAGHLAANQVGYHLFDRRVERAVLPYTRSHGIGFMAYGTLGFGLLTGAFNESTTFVDWDWRSKGYAFGLPLFQREQFLGQLRVVDRLRPIAARHGKSVAQLAISWVLGNPAVTVGLVGIRRTEELKENVAAVEWRLSPDERQEIDTIFAEEAVPTHSETSQITEPFLPAR
- a CDS encoding helix-turn-helix transcriptional regulator, encoding MSTLGELHERWSRDPDYREAYEQLAPEYEVARALIEARTRAGLTQAELATRMKTTQSAVARLESGRTPPSTRPLEKVARATGTRLRIQFDSIQ
- a CDS encoding DUF6364 family protein; protein product: MSVNTKLTLSVDAAVIRQAKAFARQRRKSLSRLVEEYLRFVSTESEHTPPISNRVLTVADSLDLPPGATYDHLKEQYLRDKLLGGERAQDTD